Proteins from one Candidatus Binataceae bacterium genomic window:
- a CDS encoding acyl-CoA dehydrogenase family protein gives MDFGFSEEQEMLRDAAKRFLADNCSTKFVRQMMADESAHDAGFWRKLVDLGWPGLLIPEEYGGQGGSFLDMTVIAEEAGKSLIPGPFFAAALLGAPIVIEGGSDAQKKQLLPKMAKGEYIATVAIAEAAGRFDAGGIELKAEKKGSDYTIAGEKFFVPDAQVADCIVVAARSAGSGESGVTLLMVPAKQKGVTITQLKTVDMTRRLCHVKFDGVAVPGANVLGKEGQGWPILRRTLDVATAALAAEMVGTAQKALDIAVDYAKTRVQFGKPIGSFQAVKHKCVDMMVAVENSRSLTYYACWTVDERLAEAATAVPMAKAYASDMAKNVTSEAIQVHGGIGFTWEHDMHLYHRRALAGEANFGNAPIHRETVAKSLLA, from the coding sequence TTGGATTTCGGATTTTCAGAAGAGCAAGAGATGCTGCGCGACGCGGCCAAGCGGTTTCTGGCCGACAATTGTTCGACCAAGTTCGTGCGCCAGATGATGGCCGACGAGAGCGCGCACGACGCCGGCTTCTGGCGCAAACTGGTTGACCTCGGATGGCCCGGGCTGCTGATTCCCGAGGAATACGGCGGCCAGGGCGGCAGCTTTCTCGATATGACGGTTATCGCCGAGGAAGCCGGCAAGTCGCTCATCCCCGGCCCCTTCTTTGCCGCCGCGCTGCTCGGAGCACCGATCGTTATCGAGGGCGGTTCCGATGCGCAGAAAAAACAGCTGCTTCCCAAGATGGCGAAAGGCGAATATATCGCGACCGTCGCGATCGCGGAGGCCGCGGGACGTTTTGACGCGGGGGGAATCGAGCTTAAGGCCGAGAAGAAAGGCTCCGACTATACGATCGCCGGCGAGAAATTTTTCGTGCCCGACGCGCAGGTCGCCGACTGTATCGTGGTGGCTGCGCGCAGCGCCGGCAGCGGCGAGAGCGGCGTCACGCTGCTGATGGTGCCGGCGAAGCAAAAGGGCGTCACCATCACCCAGCTCAAGACCGTGGACATGACGCGGCGGCTTTGCCACGTCAAGTTCGACGGCGTCGCGGTCCCCGGTGCAAACGTGCTCGGCAAGGAAGGGCAGGGATGGCCGATACTGCGCCGCACCTTGGACGTCGCAACCGCCGCACTAGCTGCCGAGATGGTGGGCACCGCGCAAAAAGCGCTCGACATCGCGGTCGATTACGCCAAGACCCGCGTGCAATTCGGCAAACCGATCGGATCGTTCCAGGCCGTCAAGCATAAGTGCGTTGACATGATGGTGGCGGTCGAGAATTCGCGTTCGCTCACCTACTACGCATGCTGGACGGTTGACGAGCGGCTGGCCGAGGCGGCGACCGCGGTGCCGATGGCGAAAGCGTACGCCTCCGACATGGCCAAGAACGTCACCAGCGAAGCGATCCAGGTGCATGGCGGTATCGGCTTCACGTGGGAGCATGACATGCATCTCTACCATCGCCGCGCGCTCGCGGGTGAGGCCAATTTCGGCAACGCGCCAATCCATCGCGAGACCGTGGCGAAGTCGCTGCTCGCTTAA
- a CDS encoding FIST N-terminal domain-containing protein, whose amino-acid sequence MLHAGVGFSISNNPRVAAAEAARAAMAQAGLHHAAGALCFATTAHGAAFGLIVRTVAAEARTREVAGCSSVGVIAAEREIESGPAVAVMVFGGTSLSAKRLFVPSLRGRARESAAEIAAAVRPALGANNLLCLFVDTYNTEPDVLLSALERELPGVMVVGGGASEDGSIGETFQFCGDTVSSNAAAGMLLAGDFDLNVGASLACTPLGRTYRVTAVRDNVLAELDGRRAYDVFAEAAGPLAEDLRRAVAFVFLGVPLDPQAEQMERGRYLVRNIVGASSEHGVIAVAHRPKIGDRLGFALRNGERSRDDLKATLEAMQTRAAAPPAFGLYFDCVSRGAALYNIPDHDSAYIGRYLGHVPIAGFFTGFEIGPLGTGCGALQYSGVLALVNGKTG is encoded by the coding sequence ATGCTGCACGCGGGAGTCGGATTCTCGATCTCGAATAACCCCAGGGTCGCCGCGGCCGAGGCCGCCCGCGCGGCGATGGCCCAGGCGGGACTGCATCACGCGGCTGGCGCGCTATGCTTCGCGACCACCGCTCACGGCGCCGCCTTCGGGCTCATTGTCCGCACGGTTGCGGCCGAGGCGCGGACGCGCGAGGTCGCCGGATGCTCGAGCGTGGGCGTGATCGCCGCCGAGCGCGAGATCGAATCCGGACCGGCGGTCGCGGTGATGGTTTTTGGCGGCACTTCGCTCAGCGCCAAACGGCTCTTTGTGCCCTCGCTGCGTGGGCGTGCGCGCGAGTCCGCCGCCGAGATCGCGGCCGCCGTGCGCCCGGCGCTTGGCGCCAACAACCTGCTCTGCCTTTTTGTCGACACCTACAATACGGAGCCCGACGTGCTTTTGAGCGCGCTTGAACGCGAGCTTCCCGGGGTCATGGTCGTGGGCGGCGGAGCGAGCGAGGACGGATCGATCGGCGAAACTTTTCAGTTCTGCGGCGACACCGTGAGTTCCAACGCGGCGGCAGGGATGCTGCTCGCGGGCGATTTCGACCTTAACGTCGGCGCATCGCTCGCCTGCACGCCGCTTGGCAGGACCTACCGGGTCACTGCCGTGCGCGACAACGTCCTGGCCGAGCTCGACGGACGCCGCGCCTACGACGTCTTCGCCGAAGCCGCGGGCCCGCTGGCGGAGGATCTCAGGCGCGCCGTCGCCTTTGTCTTTCTGGGCGTTCCGCTCGACCCGCAGGCCGAGCAGATGGAGCGTGGTCGCTACCTGGTCCGCAACATCGTGGGCGCGAGCAGCGAGCATGGCGTGATCGCGGTCGCCCATCGGCCGAAGATCGGCGACCGGCTCGGTTTTGCGCTGCGCAACGGCGAGCGCTCCCGCGACGACCTCAAGGCGACGCTCGAAGCGATGCAGACGCGGGCAGCCGCGCCGCCGGCCTTTGGGCTCTACTTCGATTGCGTCTCGCGCGGCGCGGCGCTCTACAACATTCCCGATCACGATTCGGCGTACATCGGCCGCTACCTCGGCCATGTGCCGATTGCCGGCTTCTTCACCGGTTTCGAAATCGGCCCGCTAGGCACCGGCTGCGGCGCGCTTCAATACTCGGGGGTGCTGGCGCTGGTGAATGGCAAAACCGGCTGA